A single genomic interval of Luteolibacter sp. Y139 harbors:
- the atpA gene encoding F0F1 ATP synthase subunit alpha, giving the protein MSSILQELEKEIANVTASVQKSNVGVVREVGDGVAKVEGLSDVALNEMISFPGGVTGLAMNLEEGEVGVVLLGNYDKVVAGMECSTTGKLLSVPVGRKVFGRVVDALGNPIDGKGPIEAAAQYPMEKIAPGIIKRKSVSVPVQTGIMSIDAMIPVGRGQRELIIGDRATGKTTIAVDTIISQAKQNKAAEQGKLQNHKPLYCIYVAIGQKLSNVARIQKTLEDSGAMEYTTIVSASASDAAAMQFLAPYAGCAIAEYMMDQGQDCLIVFDDLSKHAVAYRQVALILKRPSGREAYPGDVFYLHSRLLERSARLSEAAGGGSLTALPIIETQAGDVSAYIPTNVISITDGQIYLETDLFYQGIRPAISVGLSVSRVGSAAQTKTIKSVAGTTKLDLAQFRELQAFAQFGSDLDASTKKKLERGQRIVELFKQNQYSPLSMEMESVFLFAMQNGYFDDVKVTDIKRCQAAMGEYFETRKTELLDKIRNEKPDLKKDAAAVEAVKTALNDFKASWK; this is encoded by the coding sequence ATGAGCAGCATCCTCCAGGAACTTGAAAAGGAGATCGCCAACGTCACGGCCTCCGTCCAGAAGTCGAATGTCGGTGTCGTCCGCGAAGTCGGTGACGGCGTGGCGAAAGTGGAAGGTCTTTCCGACGTGGCGCTCAACGAGATGATCTCGTTCCCGGGCGGCGTGACCGGTCTGGCGATGAACCTTGAAGAAGGTGAAGTCGGCGTCGTGCTCCTCGGCAACTACGACAAGGTCGTCGCCGGCATGGAATGCTCCACCACTGGCAAGCTGCTCTCCGTGCCAGTCGGCCGCAAGGTCTTCGGCCGCGTGGTGGATGCGCTCGGCAATCCGATCGACGGCAAGGGCCCGATCGAAGCTGCCGCTCAATATCCGATGGAGAAAATCGCTCCCGGCATCATCAAGCGCAAGTCGGTGTCCGTTCCGGTGCAGACCGGTATCATGTCGATTGACGCGATGATCCCGGTTGGCCGCGGCCAGCGCGAGCTCATCATCGGTGACCGTGCGACCGGCAAGACCACGATCGCCGTCGACACCATCATTTCCCAGGCCAAGCAGAACAAGGCGGCAGAGCAGGGCAAGCTGCAGAACCACAAGCCGCTTTATTGCATCTACGTCGCCATCGGCCAGAAGCTCTCGAACGTGGCCCGTATCCAGAAGACGCTCGAGGACTCGGGCGCGATGGAATACACCACCATCGTTTCCGCCTCCGCTTCGGACGCCGCGGCCATGCAGTTCCTGGCTCCCTACGCCGGCTGCGCGATCGCCGAATACATGATGGATCAGGGTCAGGATTGCCTGATCGTGTTCGATGACCTTTCCAAGCACGCCGTGGCCTACCGCCAGGTCGCGCTGATCCTGAAGCGCCCCTCCGGCCGCGAAGCGTATCCGGGTGACGTCTTCTACCTCCACAGCCGGTTGCTCGAGCGCTCCGCTCGTCTCTCCGAGGCTGCGGGTGGTGGCTCGCTTACCGCGCTGCCGATCATCGAGACGCAGGCCGGTGACGTGTCCGCCTACATTCCGACCAACGTGATCTCGATCACCGACGGCCAGATCTACCTCGAAACCGACCTCTTCTACCAGGGCATCCGCCCCGCCATCTCGGTGGGTCTCTCGGTGTCCCGCGTGGGTTCGGCCGCCCAGACCAAGACCATCAAGTCCGTCGCTGGCACCACCAAGCTCGACCTCGCCCAGTTCCGCGAACTCCAGGCCTTCGCCCAGTTCGGTTCGGACCTCGACGCCTCCACCAAGAAGAAGCTCGAGCGTGGCCAGCGCATCGTGGAACTCTTCAAGCAGAACCAGTACTCGCCGCTCTCCATGGAAATGGAGTCGGTGTTCCTGTTCGCGATGCAGAATGGCTACTTCGATGACGTGAAGGTCACCGACATCAAGCGCTGCCAGGCCGCGATGGGTGAATATTTCGAGACCCGCAAGACCGAGCTTCTCGACAAGATCCGCAACGAAAAGCCGGACCTCAAGAAGGACGCCGCTGCTGTCGAAGCCGTGAAGACGGCGCTCAACGACTTCAAGGCTTCCTGGAAGTAA
- a CDS encoding DUF1592 domain-containing protein, which translates to MKGRLLILLGALSSATAAPDFKGEILPLLEDQCFDCHGSEKKPKGGVNLERFNSDAAVMAEREIWASVFDKVESHQMPPPKRDSQPSEEERRKLLAWISEMAARPDPKLGARDPGHTLLRRLTRLEYNNTVRDLFGLKLDVFVFPERLPVVSDYFQPNLGKMPEQVNVPVREYGMKYAVLLPDAGLPGDNRAEHGFHNRGDAMNLSPLLLEKYVGVAKAIVESPKLPQQSTVFRALIADPAVPLRAEPIREEASPDDFKAVRDFAPNLDLPLQATVGGAVTVTYQFRFNAAAAAQDGSGGVWDATARDRTVKGGTPVRIRFGHDESKVLSLTPRADLWVAGFSTAEETSGESLFTNREKGAKTLHFTLGLEGGLPGEGVKDLALCALGREKEKGPVAMTVKFSGGGTHTLSADIPEGAGIGNTFFAFRAPEGEHITELDVDGSKFSGNHVLLDDLGFITAVPEIAPAAGETLNVSAKEKRKIAQERLGGFLAKAFRHPVDERTVERYTGLYDETLKAGGSFPDAMRVAIGAALASPEFLYLSEHVSGRAGVRSLGDHELANRLAYFLWSAPPDDVLRAAVDSGRLHDSTSLTAEARRMLRDPKARELAESFAVQWLRLDQLYTAKPDPQLFRGFYYGQQGKRTLHGPMLVEALLLFETVLVEDRSVLDFVNADYTWLNRQLGSLYQLENACATQLGTLPPPSKDELKDLRANSVFVRAPLPDSTRGGFISMAGPLTVTSLPFRTSPVKRGAWLLETIFNRPPQEPKVAFVLKDAEEHSSTALSVRQKFEQHRNEPACYSCHIRLDPPGFALEAFDPIGSLRTHDGEQPVDAHAEWNGHAFDDPAGFKAALMEKPEEFVRGFIEHLLSYALGRKLEIYDMPAVQQIQEAAAKDGYRFSTILEGIIQSYPFRNVRDR; encoded by the coding sequence ATGAAAGGCCGCCTTCTGATTTTGCTCGGTGCGCTGTCCAGTGCCACGGCCGCGCCAGATTTCAAGGGCGAGATCCTGCCGCTGTTAGAAGATCAGTGTTTCGATTGTCACGGCAGTGAGAAGAAGCCGAAGGGCGGCGTCAATCTGGAGCGCTTCAATAGCGACGCCGCGGTGATGGCGGAGCGCGAGATCTGGGCCTCGGTGTTCGACAAGGTGGAGTCGCACCAGATGCCACCGCCGAAGCGCGATTCGCAGCCAAGCGAAGAAGAGCGTCGGAAACTACTCGCGTGGATCAGTGAGATGGCGGCTCGGCCTGATCCCAAGCTTGGTGCGCGAGATCCGGGGCATACCTTGCTCCGCCGTCTGACGCGACTCGAGTACAACAACACGGTGCGCGATTTGTTCGGACTGAAGCTGGATGTGTTCGTCTTTCCCGAGCGCTTGCCGGTCGTCAGCGACTACTTCCAACCCAACCTAGGTAAGATGCCGGAGCAGGTGAATGTACCGGTGCGTGAGTACGGCATGAAGTACGCCGTCCTGCTCCCGGATGCTGGCCTGCCAGGAGACAACCGCGCGGAGCATGGCTTCCACAATCGGGGCGATGCGATGAACCTCTCGCCGCTTCTGTTAGAAAAGTATGTGGGTGTCGCGAAGGCCATCGTTGAAAGCCCGAAGCTGCCTCAACAGAGCACCGTGTTTCGCGCGCTGATCGCCGATCCGGCGGTTCCCTTGCGAGCCGAACCCATCCGGGAAGAGGCAAGTCCGGATGACTTCAAGGCCGTCCGGGATTTCGCCCCGAATCTTGATCTGCCCTTGCAGGCGACCGTCGGTGGCGCCGTCACTGTCACCTATCAGTTTCGCTTCAATGCCGCTGCCGCCGCTCAGGATGGCAGTGGCGGAGTGTGGGATGCGACTGCGCGTGACCGGACAGTGAAGGGCGGCACGCCGGTGCGTATCCGTTTCGGCCACGACGAAAGCAAGGTGCTGAGCCTGACGCCGCGCGCAGATCTTTGGGTCGCGGGCTTTTCAACCGCGGAGGAAACCTCGGGTGAATCGCTTTTCACCAATCGTGAGAAGGGCGCGAAGACCCTTCACTTCACGCTCGGCCTCGAGGGTGGCCTGCCGGGTGAAGGAGTGAAGGATCTCGCCCTCTGCGCCCTCGGTCGCGAAAAGGAAAAGGGCCCAGTGGCCATGACGGTGAAGTTCAGCGGCGGCGGCACGCACACGCTCTCCGCGGACATTCCCGAGGGCGCGGGTATCGGGAACACCTTCTTCGCCTTCCGTGCTCCCGAGGGCGAGCACATCACGGAGCTGGACGTGGACGGCTCCAAGTTCAGCGGAAACCACGTTCTGTTAGATGATCTCGGCTTCATCACCGCTGTTCCGGAGATCGCGCCAGCCGCTGGCGAGACGCTGAATGTCTCGGCAAAGGAGAAGCGGAAGATCGCTCAAGAGCGGTTGGGCGGATTCCTTGCCAAGGCATTCCGCCATCCCGTCGACGAGCGCACGGTGGAGCGCTACACCGGTCTTTACGATGAAACGCTCAAGGCCGGTGGCTCTTTCCCTGACGCCATGCGTGTGGCAATCGGAGCCGCCTTGGCATCGCCGGAGTTCCTCTATCTATCGGAGCACGTGAGCGGCCGCGCTGGCGTGCGTTCCCTAGGCGATCACGAACTCGCAAACCGCCTCGCCTATTTCCTGTGGTCGGCTCCACCTGATGATGTATTGCGAGCCGCCGTAGATTCAGGAAGGCTTCACGACTCAACTAGTCTAACAGCAGAGGCCCGCCGCATGCTACGCGATCCCAAGGCGCGCGAATTGGCGGAATCCTTCGCCGTGCAGTGGCTACGCCTCGATCAACTCTACACTGCGAAGCCCGACCCCCAGCTCTTCCGCGGCTTCTACTATGGCCAGCAAGGCAAGCGCACGCTCCACGGCCCGATGCTTGTCGAGGCGCTCCTCCTCTTCGAAACCGTGCTGGTCGAAGACCGCAGCGTGCTGGATTTCGTCAATGCCGACTACACTTGGCTGAACCGCCAGCTGGGATCCCTCTATCAGCTCGAGAACGCCTGTGCCACGCAGCTCGGCACGTTACCGCCGCCGAGCAAGGACGAGTTGAAGGACCTGCGCGCGAACAGCGTGTTTGTTCGTGCTCCCCTGCCCGATAGCACGCGCGGTGGCTTCATCTCGATGGCAGGCCCGCTGACCGTGACCTCGCTACCCTTCCGCACCAGCCCGGTGAAGCGCGGCGCGTGGCTGTTAGAGACGATTTTCAATAGGCCACCGCAGGAACCGAAGGTTGCCTTCGTGTTGAAGGACGCGGAAGAGCATTCCTCTACCGCTTTGAGCGTGCGGCAGAAATTCGAACAGCATCGCAATGAGCCCGCCTGCTACTCCTGCCACATCCGCTTGGATCCGCCCGGCTTTGCCTTGGAAGCTTTCGATCCCATTGGTTCACTGCGCACGCACGATGGCGAGCAGCCAGTCGATGCGCATGCCGAGTGGAACGGTCACGCTTTCGATGATCCCGCTGGATTCAAGGCGGCCCTGATGGAAAAGCCGGAGGAATTCGTGCGTGGCTTCATCGAGCACCTGCTGTCCTACGCGCTTGGCCGGAAGCTGGAAATCTATGACATGCCCGCGGTGCAGCAGATCCAAGAGGCAGCGGCCAAGGACGGCTACCGGTTTAGCACGATCCTCGAGGGCATCATACAGAGCTATCCATTCCGGAACGTACGCGACCGGTAA
- the atpG gene encoding ATP synthase F1 subunit gamma — protein MANLRDIRRRIKSVKNTAQITRAMQLVAAAKMKKAQDQALAGRDYADLLNQVLVNLKENVGEEAHPLLQAKEGGKELVLVISTDKGLCGGLNTNLGKKIRAEVSKDADIVTVGRKLRNQLAKSGRNMVADFEVKDPVPFAEARPIAKFLTKAFLEGGYSKVSVAFSNYVTVMRQEPTIVQLLPISTADLGEKQDYEGMGKDVKVSETNHAAALSKDYLFEPSGKDVLDTLLPLYINFQVYQMLVESRASEHSARMVAMKGATDNAKKFIKELTLEYNKLRQAAITAELLEITTAMRAMQ, from the coding sequence ATGGCTAATCTTCGCGACATCCGCCGGCGCATCAAGTCGGTCAAGAACACCGCCCAGATCACGCGGGCGATGCAGCTTGTTGCCGCAGCCAAGATGAAGAAGGCGCAGGACCAGGCATTGGCCGGCCGCGACTACGCGGACCTGCTGAACCAGGTGCTGGTGAATCTGAAGGAAAACGTGGGTGAGGAAGCTCACCCGCTGCTCCAGGCGAAGGAAGGCGGCAAGGAGCTGGTTCTGGTCATCTCCACCGACAAGGGCCTTTGCGGCGGTCTCAATACCAACCTCGGCAAGAAGATCCGCGCCGAGGTCTCGAAGGACGCCGACATCGTCACCGTGGGCCGCAAGCTGCGCAACCAGCTCGCCAAGTCCGGCCGCAACATGGTGGCTGACTTCGAAGTGAAGGACCCGGTGCCCTTCGCTGAAGCCCGTCCGATCGCGAAGTTCCTGACCAAGGCCTTCCTCGAGGGCGGCTACAGCAAGGTCAGCGTCGCCTTCTCGAACTACGTCACCGTGATGCGCCAGGAGCCGACCATCGTGCAGCTCCTGCCGATCTCGACCGCCGACCTCGGCGAGAAGCAGGACTACGAAGGCATGGGCAAGGACGTGAAGGTCAGCGAGACCAACCACGCCGCCGCGCTTTCCAAGGACTACCTCTTCGAGCCCAGCGGCAAGGACGTCCTCGATACCCTGCTTCCGCTCTATATCAACTTCCAGGTCTATCAGATGCTGGTCGAGAGCCGTGCCTCCGAGCACTCCGCGCGAATGGTCGCCATGAAGGGCGCCACCGACAACGCGAAGAAGTTCATCAAGGAGCTCACGCTCGAATACAACAAGCTGCGCCAGGCGGCGATCACCGCCGAGCTGCTTGAAATCACCACCGCCATGAGGGCGATGCAGTGA
- a CDS encoding F0F1 ATP synthase subunit B family protein → MMTIILAATEQAGPLETIQKTFGLSAPFFIAQVINFFLVIFVLKKFAFGPIQKMLEERRGRIAEGEAKLKQIEQQLADSERNTAAAIAKANEDAARLINEAKTSAAALSEQKAQEAIATAQQILAKAEAAALAERAAIKAELKQEFGRLVTATTAQVTGKVLTSDDQSRINQEALASVEA, encoded by the coding sequence ATGATGACGATCATCCTCGCCGCTACCGAACAAGCGGGTCCTCTTGAAACCATCCAGAAGACTTTCGGCCTCAGCGCGCCGTTCTTCATCGCGCAGGTGATCAATTTCTTCCTGGTGATCTTCGTGCTGAAGAAGTTCGCCTTCGGCCCCATCCAGAAGATGCTGGAAGAGCGCCGCGGCCGCATCGCCGAGGGCGAAGCGAAGCTCAAGCAAATCGAGCAGCAGCTTGCCGACTCCGAGCGCAACACCGCCGCCGCGATTGCCAAGGCCAACGAAGACGCCGCTCGTCTGATCAACGAGGCCAAGACCAGCGCCGCCGCCCTTTCCGAGCAGAAGGCACAGGAAGCCATCGCTACCGCCCAGCAGATTCTCGCCAAGGCCGAAGCCGCAGCCCTCGCCGAGCGCGCCGCGATCAAGGCAGAGCTCAAGCAGGAGTTCGGCCGCCTCGTCACCGCCACCACCGCGCAGGTCACCGGCAAGGTCCTCACCTCCGACGACCAGAGCCGCATCAATCAGGAAGCGCTCGCTTCGGTCGAAGCCTGA
- a CDS encoding ATPase, which translates to MVFSKAFAVAFAALGGGLGIGILGSKAAEATGRNPGAATPILVISIILAALVEGIFILTAFAVSGI; encoded by the coding sequence ATGGTATTCAGCAAAGCATTCGCAGTCGCCTTCGCCGCCCTCGGCGGTGGCCTCGGCATCGGCATCCTCGGCTCCAAGGCCGCGGAAGCTACCGGCCGCAACCCCGGCGCAGCCACCCCGATCCTCGTGATCTCGATCATTCTGGCCGCGCTTGTCGAAGGTATCTTCATTCTGACCGCCTTCGCTGTCAGCGGAATCTGA
- a CDS encoding YiiX/YebB-like N1pC/P60 family cysteine hydrolase translates to MNEAGHPGCEPCVREGARTVAGAAPAARAGLELPFLDAASARGYFTPDEDEVVRVRYAQYLGVRGALLSTLAELEKACAPVNGGWEKQLPAFAVAFAAACLLLRQARGVASVAGKHPLLAKKLDEPSPVHGIPRKTFTFLFRATTDPLRLILFREAATFYDKHRSKIAGLGSHPDLTPAVSLLEEEDEWIERRKRDIVRRRLAYGWHSFLRRHRSAWAQSVFGVFEWSGRAISELRQPGVKPAGAPKRVTPELREKILRLAKPGDVFVTRHDDAMSNLFLPGHWPHAAFFIGTESQRIALGMDTPPAGAADPVVFLEAKKDGVRFRPASDTLEVDALVILRPPLGAMELAASLARGMRHVDKPYDFAFDFRNSDRLACTAVIYRAYHGAGELAFSLVETGGRLCLPAEELISQALAQGFRVVATCGVGKDEIVSGTRAELVLHASRSAL, encoded by the coding sequence ATGAATGAAGCGGGTCACCCGGGTTGCGAGCCCTGCGTTCGCGAAGGCGCGCGCACGGTTGCCGGAGCGGCCCCGGCGGCACGTGCCGGACTTGAGCTGCCGTTCCTCGATGCCGCCTCCGCCAGGGGCTACTTCACGCCGGACGAGGACGAGGTGGTACGAGTACGATACGCGCAGTACTTGGGCGTGCGCGGCGCCCTGCTCTCCACGCTGGCGGAGCTGGAGAAGGCGTGCGCGCCGGTGAACGGTGGCTGGGAGAAGCAGTTGCCTGCCTTCGCCGTGGCCTTCGCCGCCGCATGCCTGCTGCTGCGCCAGGCGCGCGGCGTGGCAAGCGTGGCCGGAAAGCACCCGCTGCTGGCAAAGAAGCTCGATGAGCCCTCCCCGGTCCACGGCATTCCCCGGAAAACCTTTACCTTTCTCTTTCGCGCGACCACCGACCCGTTGCGCCTCATCCTTTTCCGCGAGGCGGCCACTTTCTACGATAAACATCGTAGCAAAATCGCCGGCCTTGGCTCCCATCCTGACCTCACACCGGCCGTCAGCCTGTTAGAAGAAGAGGACGAATGGATCGAGCGCCGCAAGCGGGACATCGTTCGCCGCCGCCTGGCCTACGGATGGCACTCCTTCCTGCGGCGTCATCGCTCCGCATGGGCGCAGTCGGTCTTCGGGGTCTTCGAATGGTCCGGCCGCGCGATTTCGGAGTTGCGCCAGCCGGGGGTGAAACCCGCCGGTGCGCCGAAGCGCGTGACTCCGGAGTTGCGGGAAAAAATCCTCCGGCTCGCCAAACCGGGAGATGTCTTCGTCACCCGCCATGATGACGCGATGAGCAATCTCTTTCTGCCGGGTCACTGGCCGCACGCCGCGTTTTTCATCGGCACGGAATCCCAGCGGATCGCGCTCGGCATGGACACACCACCCGCGGGAGCAGCCGATCCGGTGGTCTTCCTGGAGGCGAAAAAAGATGGCGTCCGGTTCCGGCCGGCGAGTGACACGTTAGAGGTGGACGCCCTCGTCATCCTCCGGCCACCGCTCGGTGCGATGGAACTCGCGGCTTCTCTGGCACGCGGGATGCGTCATGTCGACAAGCCGTACGATTTCGCCTTCGACTTCCGAAATTCCGACCGGCTTGCCTGTACCGCTGTCATCTACCGTGCCTATCATGGCGCGGGTGAACTCGCCTTTTCCTTGGTGGAAACCGGCGGTCGCCTCTGCTTGCCCGCGGAGGAACTGATCTCCCAGGCACTCGCCCAAGGGTTCCGTGTGGTGGCGACCTGTGGCGTGGGGAAGGACGAAATCGTTTCAGGAACCCGCGCGGAGCTGGTTTTGCACGCCAGCCGGAGCGCTCTTTGA
- the atpB gene encoding F0F1 ATP synthase subunit A produces the protein MIRRSIFPIFFALLCAATPVRAAEEGHEAPVAAVEHDAHATPAHGEAAGADEHGAAAAEHHAEGGHHALPLDAPRLSDSLPINNSMIMVWLAVGVIVLFARIATKKMSLVPQGVQNFAEWAVESLYDFLSSLMGKHLATRTFWFFGTIFFFILVNNYMGLIPGVGTVGWKDAHGHMVAPLLRGANADINMTAAMAFTFAILWFYWAITENGIKGFIAHIFAPKGTFTGVMAAMMIPIFLFVGVLEVISIMIRPVALTFRLLGNIYGGEQTLEALMGLVPEKLAFLPALPFCFMELLVGFVQALVFTLLCAIFLKLICDHGDHDHAEEGHH, from the coding sequence ATGATCCGTCGTTCCATTTTCCCGATCTTCTTCGCGTTGCTGTGCGCTGCGACGCCTGTGCGCGCCGCTGAAGAGGGCCATGAGGCTCCTGTCGCGGCGGTCGAGCATGATGCTCACGCCACCCCCGCCCACGGCGAGGCAGCTGGTGCTGACGAGCATGGTGCGGCTGCTGCCGAGCATCACGCCGAAGGCGGCCACCACGCTCTTCCGCTGGATGCTCCCCGCCTCAGCGACTCGCTCCCGATCAACAACTCGATGATCATGGTCTGGCTCGCGGTCGGCGTGATTGTCCTCTTCGCGCGCATCGCCACCAAGAAGATGAGCCTGGTCCCGCAGGGCGTTCAGAACTTCGCCGAGTGGGCGGTCGAGTCGCTCTATGACTTCCTTTCCAGCCTGATGGGCAAGCATCTCGCCACGCGGACCTTCTGGTTCTTCGGCACGATCTTCTTCTTCATCTTGGTGAACAACTACATGGGTCTCATCCCGGGCGTCGGCACCGTCGGATGGAAGGATGCCCATGGTCACATGGTCGCCCCTCTCCTGCGCGGCGCCAATGCTGACATCAACATGACTGCCGCGATGGCCTTCACCTTCGCGATCCTCTGGTTCTACTGGGCGATCACCGAAAACGGCATCAAGGGCTTCATCGCCCACATCTTCGCCCCGAAGGGCACCTTCACCGGCGTGATGGCGGCGATGATGATCCCGATCTTCCTCTTCGTCGGCGTGCTGGAAGTGATCTCCATCATGATCCGCCCGGTCGCCCTCACCTTCCGTCTTCTGGGTAACATCTACGGCGGTGAGCAGACCTTGGAAGCCCTGATGGGGCTCGTGCCCGAGAAGCTGGCATTCCTGCCGGCGCTGCCATTCTGCTTCATGGAGCTCCTCGTCGGCTTCGTCCAGGCGCTCGTCTTCACCCTGCTCTGCGCAATTTTCCTCAAGCTCATCTGCGACCACGGCGATCACGACCACGCCGAAGAAGGGCACCACTAA
- a CDS encoding HU family DNA-binding protein, giving the protein MNKAELVEAIQKALGKDATKRAAEDALAAVLGSIEKGVKKDKKVQIIGFGTFEVKKRAARQGRNPKTGEAMKIAASKSVGFKASSTLKAGL; this is encoded by the coding sequence ATGAACAAAGCTGAACTTGTTGAAGCCATCCAGAAAGCCCTCGGCAAAGACGCCACCAAGCGCGCCGCCGAAGATGCTCTTGCCGCCGTGCTCGGTTCCATCGAGAAGGGTGTCAAGAAGGACAAGAAGGTCCAGATCATCGGCTTCGGCACCTTTGAAGTGAAGAAGCGCGCCGCCCGCCAAGGCCGCAACCCGAAGACCGGCGAAGCGATGAAGATCGCGGCGTCGAAGTCCGTGGGCTTCAAGGCTTCCTCGACGCTGAAGGCCGGCCTCTGA
- a CDS encoding F0F1 ATP synthase subunit delta, with translation MKITKVANAEARRIFRFCQTGGRLDEARFSSAIKTIVEQKPRDYRGILSALKRLVRLELERRHVVVESAAPLDLGEQQRVVSGLMAKYGNDLTFEYRVTPELLGGLKVRVGNDVFDGSVKGRLDRLAEAF, from the coding sequence ATGAAAATCACCAAGGTCGCCAACGCCGAAGCGCGCCGCATCTTCCGGTTCTGCCAGACCGGTGGACGTCTTGACGAAGCCAGGTTCTCCTCCGCGATCAAGACGATCGTGGAGCAAAAGCCGCGCGATTACCGCGGCATCCTGTCCGCCCTCAAGCGCCTCGTCCGCCTTGAGCTCGAGCGCCGCCACGTCGTCGTGGAAAGCGCCGCTCCGCTTGATTTGGGCGAGCAGCAGCGCGTCGTCTCCGGCCTCATGGCGAAGTACGGCAACGACCTCACTTTCGAATACCGCGTCACTCCCGAACTCCTCGGGGGACTCAAGGTCCGCGTCGGCAACGACGTTTTCGACGGCTCCGTGAAGGGCCGTCTCGACCGCCTCGCCGAAGCATTCTGA
- the atpD gene encoding F0F1 ATP synthase subunit beta, with the protein MSNQGTIVQVIGAVVDADFSKATALPGIYNALEVTYDLNGVNTKLVLEVQQHLGDGWVRAVAMSASDGLKRGMLLSDTGKPIAVPVGKQVLGRIFNVTGDLVDENVPLPDANFRSPIHRAAPLLVEQSATTEILPTGIKVIDLICPLLKGGKGGMFGGAGVGKTVVIMELINNIAKAHGGFSVFAGVGERTREGNDLYWEMIESGVIATEKDDKGHIALNADGTPKLAEGSKVALCYGQMNEPPGARLRVALSALTMAEHFRDQDNQDVLLFVDNIFRFSQAGSEVSALLGRTPSAVGYQPTLSEEMAGLQERITSTNKGSITSIQAVYVPADDLTDPAPANTFAHLDATVVLERSLAEQALFPAVDPLASTSKALAPEVVGAEHYRVARGVQQVLQRYKDLQDIIAILGMDELSDDDKMTVFRARKIQRFLTQPFHVAEIFTNVPGALCSIEETVKGFAEILDGKWDDVPEGNFYMKAGIDSVAKD; encoded by the coding sequence ATGAGCAATCAAGGAACCATCGTCCAGGTCATCGGCGCCGTCGTTGACGCCGACTTCTCGAAAGCCACTGCGCTGCCGGGGATCTACAACGCCCTCGAAGTCACCTATGACTTGAACGGCGTGAATACCAAGCTCGTGCTCGAAGTGCAGCAGCACCTCGGCGACGGCTGGGTCCGCGCGGTCGCGATGTCCGCTTCCGACGGCCTCAAGCGTGGCATGCTCCTCTCCGATACTGGCAAGCCCATCGCCGTGCCGGTCGGCAAGCAGGTGCTCGGTCGTATCTTCAACGTGACCGGCGATCTGGTGGACGAAAACGTTCCGCTTCCAGATGCGAATTTCCGCTCGCCGATTCACCGCGCTGCCCCGCTGCTCGTCGAGCAGTCGGCCACCACGGAAATCCTTCCCACCGGTATCAAGGTCATCGACCTCATCTGCCCGCTGCTCAAGGGCGGCAAGGGCGGCATGTTCGGTGGTGCAGGCGTCGGCAAGACCGTCGTCATCATGGAGCTCATCAACAACATCGCCAAGGCGCACGGTGGTTTCTCCGTCTTCGCCGGCGTGGGTGAGCGCACCCGTGAGGGCAATGACCTCTACTGGGAAATGATCGAGTCCGGCGTTATCGCCACCGAGAAGGACGACAAGGGTCACATCGCTCTCAATGCCGATGGCACTCCGAAGCTCGCCGAAGGTTCCAAGGTGGCGCTTTGCTACGGCCAGATGAATGAGCCTCCGGGCGCCCGTCTCCGCGTCGCGCTCTCCGCCCTGACCATGGCCGAGCACTTCCGCGACCAGGACAACCAGGACGTGCTTCTCTTCGTCGATAACATCTTCCGCTTCTCTCAAGCCGGTTCCGAGGTGTCCGCTCTTCTGGGCCGCACCCCGTCCGCGGTGGGTTACCAGCCGACCCTCTCCGAGGAAATGGCCGGTCTCCAGGAGCGCATCACCTCCACCAACAAGGGCTCGATCACCTCGATCCAGGCCGTGTACGTGCCGGCGGACGACCTTACCGACCCCGCTCCCGCCAATACCTTCGCTCACCTTGACGCGACGGTGGTGCTTGAGCGCTCGCTCGCTGAGCAGGCACTCTTCCCGGCCGTGGACCCGCTCGCTTCCACCTCGAAGGCGCTCGCGCCGGAAGTCGTGGGTGCCGAGCACTACCGCGTCGCCCGTGGCGTCCAGCAGGTGCTCCAGCGCTACAAGGACCTCCAGGACATCATCGCGATTCTCGGCATGGACGAGCTTTCGGACGATGACAAGATGACTGTCTTCCGCGCCCGCAAGATCCAGCGCTTCCTGACCCAGCCGTTCCACGTGGCCGAAATCTTCACCAACGTGCCCGGCGCCCTCTGCTCGATCGAAGAAACCGTGAAGGGCTTCGCCGAGATCCTCGACGGCAAGTGGGACGACGTGCCGGAAGGCAACTTCTACATGAAGGCCGGCATCGACAGCGTTGCGAAGGACTGA